Below is a window of Bremerella alba DNA.
GACGCGGATTTTATCGAAAGTAGGCGTCGTATCCGTTGCGGCGCAATAATTGCGTAAAGTTGCGCGAATATTGCGTGGCCCGGTACGCATTGGCTTGCGTAGTGGCAACCTTGCCCGTTATCGTTCGAACGCCACCAACTGAAATATCACCCAATGCTTTTCTTTCTTGGAGAGAAGGTGACCCATGCGTAATGTCATCAGCTTAGTACTAGGCGGAGGCCGAGGTACACGGCTTTACCCCCTGACTAAATACCGCTCGAAACCAGCCGTTCCGCTGGCGGGCAAATACCGCTTGATTGATATCCCCCTCTCCAACTGCCTGAACAGCCAGATGAACCGCATCTACGTGCTGACGCAGTTCATGTCGGTGAGTTTGCACCGCCATATCCGCCAGACGTATCGCTTCGATCACTTTAGCGGTGGTTTTGTTGAATTACTGGCCGCTCAGCAAACGGCCGGCGAAGGCTCCGACTGGTACCAAGGCACCGCCGATGCGGTCCGTAAAAACCTGCGTTATATCCAGCAGCACGGTATCGACTACGTCATGATCCTTTCCGGCGATCAGTTGTACCGGATGGACTACCGCGAAATGCTCGACTCGCATATCGAGTCGGGCGCCGACGTTTCTATCGCAGGCCTGCCGGTTCACTCGAAGGACGCCAGCGGATTGGGCATCATGAAGATCGACGAGTCAGGCCGCGTCAACGGCTTCGTCGAAAAGCCCCAGACCCCCGAAGAATTGGCCCACGTGCGAACCGACCCAGCTTGGATCGACGCCCGCGGGATTCAATCGAATGGTCGTGACTGTTTGGCGAGCATGGGCAACTATCTCTTTAACCGCGACACCCTGGTCGAGCTGCTGGAAAAGACCGACTACCAGGACTTCGGTAAAGAGATCTTCCCTGCTGCGATTCGAGCGAAAAAAGTGCAGATGCACATGTTCGATAGCTACTGGGAAGACATCGGAACGATCAAAGCGTTCTATGAATCGAATCTCGCCACGTTGGCTCCGAAGCCACCGTTTGAGTTCATCGAAGAAGAAGCCCCGATCTTCACCAGGGCTCGCTTCCTGCCGCCGACAATGGTCATGGAAGGCAGTTTCAGCAACAGCATGATTGCCGACGGCTGCCAGATCGGCAAAGGCTGTACCATCAAGAACAGCGTGATCGGCCTGCGTAGCGTGATCGAAGAAAACGTCACCATCGAAGACTCGGTGCTGATGGGCTGCGACTACTACGCAACGCGAACGGAAACCGAAGCCCACGAATCGTCCGGTCGACCTCGTATGAAGATCGGATCAGGCAGCGTCATCAAGGGAGCGATCGTCGACAAAAATTGCCACATCGGTAATAACGTCCGCGTCGATAACTGCGATAACCTGCCGGACAAAGAATACCCAGAAGGGGTCACCATCGTCGACGGCATCCCCGTCGTCGAAAAAGGTGCCTGCCTGCCCGATGGCTGGAAGCTGACCTAAGTCAAGCGTCCACCTAGCCAACCTACGCTTCCCTCTCCCTTCGCTGGGAGAGGGCTAGGGTGAAGGACTTTTCGTTTTCCTATCTTCTTTCCACGACGAATCTACCGTCGTGCGGTTTATTCCAATCGCACCCAATGTCGCTAACGGAAAAGCCACATAATTCGCGACTTCAAACCAAATCGGATACGGCAGCATCCACTGGTTAAACCCCACCGCAATCAATAGCAGCAAAGCGACCATTAGGGACGCAATCAGATCGCCAATCTTCTGGGCGATCCACACGCTACCAAACACGGCCATCGCCCACATGGGCAAGACCGCGGCCAAAACCCAGGCCGGATATTTCTCGACGTGGGCGCAAACCTCGTCTTCCGTTCCGCCAAAGTCTGCAGGAAACGGATGAACCACCGCGCTGAATAATTCGACAGCAATCACTAATAGAAATGCGACCACTAGGCCAATGAAGACTGCCAGTATGGCGCGAATAACCACCAAGGCTTACTCTCCGACTATGAAGCTATAGGTTTCTTAATATCCATCCCAATGCTGCTGGATTCTGCCCATCCCCATAATCCCCTCATACCTTTTCGCTTCGGACGAAAAGAATCCGTCTGCAGAAGTCGGAGCACCTCTTGAGCCAGGATCGTGCGAACTCTTAGCTTATCATTCTCAGTCTCTATCAGCTGAGAAATGATGTGTAACCCAAGCTTCTGAGAGCGTTCGCAATTGCTTTGAAGAAGCCCTAGCAATTGCTCGTCGGTCGGACTGCATTCCGCGATAACGCTGGCCGCGTCCTGCGGCCACAATTTGTGCTCGTTGAATGCCTGAACAAAGCTGGGAACCAATGCGGTCCCTTCGTCGGGCGACAGTGTTTTAAGAAACATCGGGTCTTCGATGATCTGCTGAACAAGCTGACTGGCGTTCATAAGACAATCGAGTCCGGCACACCGGCTTTCGTGTGTTGAATCACTGTTCACGGTCCGTCGTTACACGTTGTCTAGCAATACCTGATAGCCATGGAATTCGTTTTTCCAGTCACCGTATACGCCGGACAGCCCGCACTCGACGCACTTGCAACCGAGGTAGAACCAGCGAACGTCTTCGCTATCATCACTAAGAGAGACAGCAGCCATGATGCGAAACTTTGTTCCATCGCACGTACAGAGCACATCAAAGATCTCTTCGACCTTGGCGATATGTTGGTCACTGTCCCCAATGCCATGTTCTTCGTCGCAAGTAACGCAAATTCGAGCGGCAACGCCTTCCTCTTCGTTCATCAAAAGCTCGAACACATCGCCGCTGCACGAATTGCAGACGGCCGTCGCGAAATGAGTAGCAACGTACTCATTAGCTTCGCTGTACTCGACGATCTGTGCTTTCAACGTTTCCATAACGATCATGAACTTTCTTAAATCGCGTTAGATGCACCCAATGCGATTTTCGGTTCGCACTCTACGTGACGTTATCGTAACCTACCGGAGCGTGTTTTACGGAAGCGAGACCGATTTCAAGCGGATTCGACGCTGCTTGGCGAGGACCTCATCGACCTCGCCAAAGGTAATCTTCGAGGCCAGTTCGTCGATGTCGCCATCGTAAGGGAACATGATGACACGTTGGTTGATCTCGGGATCAAGCCAATTGACATAAGCCTGAGCCAAACTCCACGGCCTGATGATTTCCCGAACCTGCTTGGCCTGGTCCGAGGTAATTGTCTTGAATTCCAGGCGGACCAATTTGTCCTTACCGTATTGCTGCTCCAACCTCTCAATCGCTTCCTGGGCAGGATCTCGTCTTGCAGATCCCATATTTGGCATTCCAGGGGACCCAAAGCGAGGGCCACGAGGCCCCGCAGTTGGCTCTCTCGGTGGATTCGCTGAATCAAGCCCGGTAGGCGGTTGAAAACGCGGACCGAATTGCGAACCTGGCTCTGGCATCTGAGGCATTCTAGGGCGACGAATATCGGGCATGCCACCAAAGGGAAGCCCGCCTACTAAACGCCCTCGCGATCCCGAAGACTTCGAATCATCCCGCCTTTTAAGGACACTTTCGTCGTACGACATGACCACAACGTTCTCGCCGGCAATCTCTTGGACTTTCAGCGTGTAACCGGAGGTCACCATGCTGTGGAAATCTTCGCCCTCATCGGACGGTTTCCATATAATTTTCATGAGCTTAGTGCTCATCTCTTCGCAACGGTTATTATATTTCAGGGCCTTCCATTTTTCGATTTCTGGTCCGTATCGCTCATCGATGAACATCACAACATACCGGCGATCAGGCATTCGATACTTGTAAGCCTGATGTCGCTGCACGAACGTATCCAACTCTTCGGGCGTGAAGCAGTGGAACATCGGCCCAACCTTACCCTGGGAATCGGCGTGGGGACGTTCGCCGTTGATGGTTTCCCAGTTCCCCCTGATCTCGTTCGACAAGCCCAGGTTCACCTTAGCCGTTGAATTCGCAATGAAAGGGAGTCCACTCGTAGCGAGACCCTCCAGCGGAAAGTGATTCGAATCATGAATCTCTTGCACATCGGACTTGTACTTCTCGATAGCCGGATCAACCACGTTACCATGAAAGGCTGGGATGTTGGCGAGATCTTGCGAGAACTCACGGATGTTTTGATACAGCCTCTTGATCTCGTCTACCTTATTCTTGATTTGATCAGGAGGCATCGGAACACTTAGAACCTGCTTTGCTTTAGCGTAATCGGCTAAGGCAAATTCATACAACAGTTGGGGAAGTTGCTGCGGATTCTGGACATGGGCGTATTTGATTGCTTGCTGGCGATCGACTTCTTCCCTTCGCGTGTCCGACCGAGTATTGGCCGCGCCCAAAGCCCCACCCAGGTAGCTGTGGGATTGATGATACTGCTGGGCAGCATACGCAACACGAGCATTACTGGTGTACTTCGCCAATTTCTGTCCGGCAGCTTTGGCCCTACCTTCTACGCTATCAAGCTGCTGCCTGACTTCTCGCTTTAGTTTTTCCTGCATGTCCTTGGGCAGCGGTGGAATGTTGCGGACTCCATGGGTTAATGACTCCATTTCCTGAGTCAGGCCTCTGACCGTTTCGTCGAATTGCTTTAAGTCCTCTTCGCTTTGAATCGCTTCGATCGCTGTAAGGAACTGAAGCATGTTGTCAAATTGTTTTTCTGTTACGTCAAAATGCTGCTTGTAGCTGTCCTCTTTACTAAACTGCTGCTGGGCGGCGTTCATCTGAAAGGGCCGGTCGGAACCGCCGGAAGCAAATGAAATCACCGTGACAACTAAGATGACCACCACCAGCACGCCGACGCCACCCAACACTAGCGGTATCACGGGGAACGATCCGGAGGAACTGCTTCTCTTTTTCGGGGGCAGCGATCCCAACGCCGGCGACGCAGCGGCTGACGATGACGTGAAATCGCCAAACAGATCGTCCCCTAATGGGTCGCTGGCTGGACTCGACGCCGCAAACGGATCGAGGGCCGGCACCGCGTCACTTTCAATTTCCGCAACAAACTTTTCGCTGCACTTTTTACAGGTGACCCGCCGGCCGGCAAGTTTCTCATCGGCGACCGGATAACGGGTACTGCAGTTGGGACAGGTAATGTGAAGCTTAGCCATGGCCACCAATACACTAGATATCGAATTATTTTGATTGGATTATAACCACCAGTCAGAGACCACTCCACTGCATCCCTTCAGGTGGCACTCGATCGGGCCACATTGCCCTTCAATCGCCACAAAAAAACCCCCTCGCATTTTGCCAACGCGAGGGGGCATGTTCGTTCAACGTTGAGTCAGCTCGGCACACTAAGGAGCCATCAGCAACTTGCTGGGATTCTCGAGAAGCGACTTCACGTCGTTCAGGAACCGTTGAGCCGTCGCTCCATCGACCAGGCGGTGATCGTAAGACAAGCTCAGCGGCATCATCAGGCGAGCCACGATCTGATCTTTCACCACAACCGGCATCTTCCGCGAGCGGCCAACCAACAGGATGGCGACTTCCGGGACGTTGATGATCGGCGTGCTGTAAGTGCCGCCGATCGCGCCCAGGTTACTGATCGTGAAAGTGCCGCCTTGCAGGGTCGACATCTCGAAACTGTTGCCGCGAATGTCGGCAGCCGTCTGCTGAAGGGTGCGTGCGATATCCGGAATCGACATCCGATCGGTGTTCTTCATGTTGGGCACCATCAGACCACGATCAGAATCGACAGCGATGCCGACGTTCACGTAGTCTTTGTAGATGACCTGTTCCTGTTCCATGTCGATCGAGGCGTTCAATTCCGGGTGCTCACGCAGCCCTACGGCGATGGCCTTGATCAGAAACGGCATGGTGGTCAGCTTGACGCCCGCTTCGGCGTAGTCGTCCTTGCTTTGCTGACGCAGCTCTTCGAGGGCCGTGATGTCGGCGTCGTCGAAGTTGGTGACCCGTGGTGCGGTGGTCCAGCTCTTGCTCATCTGAGCGGCGGTCACCTTGCGGATCTTCTTCATCTTCTCGATGCGAACCGGACCGTACTTGTCCTCGTGCGCCTCGCCGGAAAGCGATGGCAACGAACCAGTCGCGGCCGGAGCCGAAGTCGCACCTGCCTGAGTAGCCGAACCGCCACCCTGATTCAGATCGCGAACGGTTCGCAGAACGTCGTCTCGTTCGATGCGACCGTTGGGGCCAGAGCCTTGGACGTTTCGCAAATCAACACCCACTTCGCGGGCAAAGCGACGCACAGCCGGACCGGCCGGTACACTTTCGTCGGTGCTCGAAGCATCGGCAACGGGCGCCGGTGGTGGCGTGGTCAGCCGTGGTGGCGTCGCCGGGGCAGGAGCCGCCTTCTGAGGTGCAGGAGCCTGCTTCGGTTCTGGCTTGGCCGGAGTCGGCTCAGGAGCTTCTTCCTTGACGGCTGGCTCTTCCGGAGCTTTCTCTTCCTGCGGTGGTTCAGCGGCAGGTGGAGGGGACGCGTTATTGGAACCAGCCCCGTCCAAAGTCACGATCGGCGCATGAACCGCAATGGTATCGCCGGTCTTGACGTGGACCTTTTCGATCTTGCCACCCTCGGTGCTGGGAACATCGACGGTTGCCTTGTCGGTTTCGATCTCGATCAGGGTTTGTCCCTTTTCGACCGTGTCGCCCACCGAAACGTGAACGACAAGCACGTCTCCCGATTCAATCCCATCGCCCAGATCAGGCAGTTGTACGTCTATTGCCATGGTGAATAACCTTGCTAGGAATGCGTATTTTTAGTCGCATGGAAAAGCGTTCGTCGGCCGGGGGTCTGTCCGACCGACGCTGCTACCAATGTGCCGTTAGGCAAAATACGGATT
It encodes the following:
- a CDS encoding 2-oxo acid dehydrogenase subunit E2; amino-acid sequence: MAIDVQLPDLGDGIESGDVLVVHVSVGDTVEKGQTLIEIETDKATVDVPSTEGGKIEKVHVKTGDTIAVHAPIVTLDGAGSNNASPPPAAEPPQEEKAPEEPAVKEEAPEPTPAKPEPKQAPAPQKAAPAPATPPRLTTPPPAPVADASSTDESVPAGPAVRRFAREVGVDLRNVQGSGPNGRIERDDVLRTVRDLNQGGGSATQAGATSAPAATGSLPSLSGEAHEDKYGPVRIEKMKKIRKVTAAQMSKSWTTAPRVTNFDDADITALEELRQQSKDDYAEAGVKLTTMPFLIKAIAVGLREHPELNASIDMEQEQVIYKDYVNVGIAVDSDRGLMVPNMKNTDRMSIPDIARTLQQTAADIRGNSFEMSTLQGGTFTISNLGAIGGTYSTPIINVPEVAILLVGRSRKMPVVVKDQIVARLMMPLSLSYDHRLVDGATAQRFLNDVKSLLENPSKLLMAP
- a CDS encoding glucose-1-phosphate adenylyltransferase, with amino-acid sequence MRNVISLVLGGGRGTRLYPLTKYRSKPAVPLAGKYRLIDIPLSNCLNSQMNRIYVLTQFMSVSLHRHIRQTYRFDHFSGGFVELLAAQQTAGEGSDWYQGTADAVRKNLRYIQQHGIDYVMILSGDQLYRMDYREMLDSHIESGADVSIAGLPVHSKDASGLGIMKIDESGRVNGFVEKPQTPEELAHVRTDPAWIDARGIQSNGRDCLASMGNYLFNRDTLVELLEKTDYQDFGKEIFPAAIRAKKVQMHMFDSYWEDIGTIKAFYESNLATLAPKPPFEFIEEEAPIFTRARFLPPTMVMEGSFSNSMIADGCQIGKGCTIKNSVIGLRSVIEENVTIEDSVLMGCDYYATRTETEAHESSGRPRMKIGSGSVIKGAIVDKNCHIGNNVRVDNCDNLPDKEYPEGVTIVDGIPVVEKGACLPDGWKLT
- a CDS encoding zinc-ribbon domain-containing protein, giving the protein MAKLHITCPNCSTRYPVADEKLAGRRVTCKKCSEKFVAEIESDAVPALDPFAASSPASDPLGDDLFGDFTSSSAAASPALGSLPPKKRSSSSGSFPVIPLVLGGVGVLVVVILVVTVISFASGGSDRPFQMNAAQQQFSKEDSYKQHFDVTEKQFDNMLQFLTAIEAIQSEEDLKQFDETVRGLTQEMESLTHGVRNIPPLPKDMQEKLKREVRQQLDSVEGRAKAAGQKLAKYTSNARVAYAAQQYHQSHSYLGGALGAANTRSDTRREEVDRQQAIKYAHVQNPQQLPQLLYEFALADYAKAKQVLSVPMPPDQIKNKVDEIKRLYQNIREFSQDLANIPAFHGNVVDPAIEKYKSDVQEIHDSNHFPLEGLATSGLPFIANSTAKVNLGLSNEIRGNWETINGERPHADSQGKVGPMFHCFTPEELDTFVQRHQAYKYRMPDRRYVVMFIDERYGPEIEKWKALKYNNRCEEMSTKLMKIIWKPSDEGEDFHSMVTSGYTLKVQEIAGENVVVMSYDESVLKRRDDSKSSGSRGRLVGGLPFGGMPDIRRPRMPQMPEPGSQFGPRFQPPTGLDSANPPREPTAGPRGPRFGSPGMPNMGSARRDPAQEAIERLEQQYGKDKLVRLEFKTITSDQAKQVREIIRPWSLAQAYVNWLDPEINQRVIMFPYDGDIDELASKITFGEVDEVLAKQRRIRLKSVSLP